A genomic region of Cryptococcus gattii WM276 chromosome F, complete sequence contains the following coding sequences:
- a CDS encoding uncharacterized protein (Similar to TIGR gene model, INSD accession AAW42044.1) produces MAPFTLNWGIISTGGISTTFAHDLLVDPASRNTRDVNHKIAAVGSRSIQSAQAFIDQLKDTSEGKSWAWGVKNGVLDGVKARGTYEEVYNDPHVTVVYIGTPHILHHRNAKDALLAGKHVLLEKPACLEVEELDELIKIAKEKKLFFMEAVWTRFQPIAYAVEEVIKSGILGKPRRFSADFSMDWDLDASPDSSRMVNPALGGGSLLDMSAYPSVWAMLLVHRHPLNTDKDPKVLFSHQTIYPRSGVDINSRWLVEWKGLCQGMLMTDLDNAGQKDSTAVLQCDEGDLVVAYPPYQPETFYIHPRPSRFPGPKGTITSSTTHHHPLHDGNNGMSYEADEVARSIRDGKIESERMPWNESRVVQGWVDKVRKEGPSETAKLVGTAGQ; encoded by the exons ATGGCACCATTCACACTCAACTGGGGTATCATCTCCACCGGTGGCATCTCCACTACCTTTGCCCACGACCTTCTCGTCGATCCAGCTTCCCGCAACACGAGGGACGTCAACCACAAAATTGCTGCTGTCGGCTCGCGCTCCATTCAGTCTGCTCAAGCGTTCATTGACCAGCTCAAGGATACCTCTGAGGGGAAATCATGGGCTTGGGGAGTAAAGAATGGTGTTCTCGACGGTGTCAAAGCGAGGGGCACTTATGAGGAAGTGTACAACGATCCT CATGTCACAGTCGTCTACATAGGCACTCCACATATCCTTCATCACCGTAACGCCAAAGACGCTCTGTTGGCTGGTAAACACGTCCTCCTCGAAAAGCCTGCTTGTCTCGAAGTCGAAGAGTTGGACGAGTTGATCAAGATTgcaaaggaaaagaaacttTTCTTTATGGA AGCTGTGTGGACTCGGTTCCAGCCCATCGCCTACGCTGTTGAAGAGGTCATCAAGTCCGGCATCCTCGGTAAACCCAGGCGTTTTTCGGCGGATTTCTCCATGGACTGGGACTTGGACG CCTCTCCCGATTCTAGCCGAATGGTCAACCCAGCTCTCGGCGGCGGCTCGCTCCTTGACATGTCCGCCTACCCCTCTGTCTGGGCCATGCTCCTCGTCCACCGCCATCCTCTCAATACTGATAAAGACCCCAAGGTGCTTTTCAGCCATCAAACTATTTACCCTCGCTCTGGAGTGGACATCAATTCGAGGTGGTTGGTGGAGTGGAAGGGGCTTTGTCAGGGAATGTTGATGACGGATTTGGATAATGCCGGGCAGAAGGATTCAACCGCGGTATTGCAGTGTGATGAAGGGGATTTAGTCGTTGCCT ACCCCCCTTACCAGCCCGAGACATTCTATATCCATCCTCGTCCCTCTCGCTTCCCCGGTCCCAAAGGCACCATCACTTCCTCCACGactcatcatcatcctctaCATGATGGAAACAATGGGATGTCATACGAAGCAGATGAGGTTGCGAGATCTATTAGGGATGGAAAGATTGAGAGCGAGAGGATGCCATGGAACGAGAGCAGGGTTGTGCAGGGCTGGGTTGATAAGGtgaggaaagaaggacCGAGCGAGACTGCCAAGTTGGTGGGGACCGCTGGACAATAG